One window of the Colletotrichum destructivum chromosome 4, complete sequence genome contains the following:
- a CDS encoding Putative striatin, WD40/YVTN repeat-like-containing domain superfamily, whose product MSWQMVPGMGSNVGNGMGGPGGNEMGGAMQGNGSNQPHATEYTLQGVMRFLQTEWHRHERDRNAWEIDRQEMKARIAALEGQARRSDATQKALKKYVTILEKKVKDQAAQLKGGDRAADEPAEAEKNRAVQIQEKLRSSKKSPDAHDNELDIDKGDDESQRADLKSFLDQCQAEFTYLMVTPANPLPPRESPPLPILEDLREGEPFGIAAGKPFQEPPFPFASSSLVPQNHMREANRPPPAPNHAPPMQRSQPTSFQVKPVEQQQQHQQQQQQQQQQQQQQQQQQQQQQQQQQQQQQQQQQQQQQQQQQQHHQSMPPQNPEPAPPVMYAAGTEWPQPMSVTARMLDDNLQRPSHAVESVSSVEPTDEPQPSTRPAPESDAWDFSDGAFPESNSSQPLQQQLTNRPDTDAFPTADSLPKSPNRGPGSNRRKGSMSRRRSAEHELSLNSAAQKSETGNFKLRFGLRGHLDTVRTVIFSGGGSPGEPEICTAGDDGMIKRFHIPRVDNHGQTNAASDLDVTANFSHRGHAGAVLCLTSWSPSPSFSTGGRAQGDGWIFSGGQDATIRVWERGRVDPKATLEGHTDAVWALCVLPTTLGAIFGQNSQYGSPDRILLVSGGADGSVRLWAVSAPPQLTSPQPGTNRAGPSGSRGRVRGNSMSSGSAFSSNPQPNMASNSPFNHTLVHNIPRPGGSDASPTCITPLSPSGETFVVSYSDASILVYDTRTGEQTGTMDSSETYDGSINTSVNAVVATTVGLEQPQGGLSEEESGAGGGPTGGGRSMAGSGVEGVIISGHEDRFVRFFDANSGQCTYNMLAHPASISGLSLSPDGRELVSAGHDASLRFWSLEKRSCTQEITSHRIMRGEGVCSVVWSQDGKWVVSGGGDGVVKVFAR is encoded by the exons ATGAGCTGGCAGATGGTTCCGGGCATGGGGTCCAACGTAGGCAACGGCATGGGCGGGCCTGGAGGTAACGAGATGGGCGGTGCGATGCAGGGCAACGGCAGCAACCAGCCTCATGCGACCGAGTACACGCTGCAGG GTGTAATGCGCTTCCTCCAAACCGAATGGCACCGTCACGAGCGGGACAGGAATGCTTGGGAGATTGATCGTCAGGAGATGAAGGCGAGGATAGCCGCCCTCGAAGGCCAGGCGAGACGGTCCGACGCGACGCAAAAGGCCCTGAAGAAATACGTGACCatcctcgagaagaaggtcaaggaTCAGGCCGCACAGCTCAAGGGAGGCGACAGGGCGGCCGATGAGCCTgcagaggcagagaagaATCGGGCTGTCCAGATCCAGGAGAAGCTTCGAT CCTCCAAGAAGTCGCCCGATGCTCACGACAATgagctcgacatcgacaagGGTGACGACGAATCCCAACGGGCCGACCTCAAGTCCTTTTTGGACCAGTGTCAGGCCGAGTTCACTTATCTCATGGTCACGCCAGCGAACCCGCTGCCTCCCCGCGAGTCGCCTCCGCTCCCGATACTCGAAGATTTGCGTGAGGGCGAGCCGTTTGGCATTGCAGCCGGCAAGCCTTTTCAGGAGCCGCCATTCCCCTTCGCATCCTCGTCACTCGTGCCGCAAAACCATATGCGCGAAGCCAATCGACCTCCCCCTGCTCCTAACCACGCACCGCCGATGCAGCGAAGCCAGCCGACTAGTTTCCAAGTAAAGCCGGTggaacaacagcagcaacatcaacagcagcaacagcagcagcaacagcaacagcagcagcaacagcaacagcaacagcaacagcaacagcaacagcaacagcaacagcaacagcaacagcagcagcagcagcaacaacaacaacagcagcaccatcAATCCATGCCGCCACAAAACCCCGAACCCGCACCGCCCGTAATGTACGCTGCCGGCACCGAGTGGCCCCAACCCATGTCGGTGACAGCCCGCATGCTCGACGACAACTTGCAGCGTCCTAGCCATGCCGTGGAATCCGTCAGCAGCGTCGAGCCGACGGACGAGCCCCAGCCTAGCACTCGTCCCGCACCCGAGTCGGACGCATGGGATTTCTCCGATGGCGCGTTCCCCGAGTCCAACTCGTCGCAACCCCTACAGCAACAACTCACTAACCGACCCGATACGGATGCTTTTCCAACGGCGGACAGCCTTCCCAAGTCGCCCAACCGTGGGCCCGGCTCTAATCGCCGCAAAGGCTCCATGTCGCGAAGGCGCAGTGCAGAGCATGAGCTGTCCTTGAACTCGGCCGCCCAGAAATCGGAGACCGGCAACTTTAAGTTGCGGTTTGGACTCCGAGGTCACCTAGATACGGTGCGGACCGTCATCTTCTCGGGAGGCGGCAGTCCTGGAGAGCCGGAAATCTGCActgctggcgacgacggcatgaTCAAACGCTTCCATATTCCCCGTGTCGACAATCACGGCCAGACCAATGCGGCATCGGATCTCGACGTGACAGCTAACTTCTCCCACCGTGGCCACGCCGGCGCTGTTCTTTGTTTGACTTCCTGGTCGCCGTCTCCGAGCTTTAGTACCGGCGGTCGCGCCCAAGGCGACGGCTGGATATTTTCTGGTGGCCAAGACGCAACGATACGGGTCTGGGAACGTGGCAGAGTCGATCCCAAGGCCACCCTCGAGGGCCACACCGATGCCGTATGGGCGTTGTGCGTGTTGCCGACTACCTTGGGTGCCATCTTTGGCCAGAACAGCCAATACGGAAGTCCCGATCGCATCCTCCTTGTCTCTGGCGGAGCCGACGGATCTGTCCGTCTTTGGGCCGTCAGCGCACCTCCCCAGTTGACCTCTCCCCAGCCGGGCACGAACAGAGCCGGTCCGTCGGGTAGCCGAGGCCGTGTGCGCGGCAACTCGATGAGCTCGGGAAGTGCGTTCTCGAGCAACCCGCAGCCCAACATGGCATCCAACTCGCCATTTAACCACACTCTGGTTCACAACATTCCGAGACCCGGTGGCTCTGATGCCAGCCCTACGTGCATTACTCCTCTCAGTCCTAGCGGCGAAACCTTTGTCGTCTCCTACTCGGACGCATCTATTCTCGTATACGACACGAGAACAGGTGAACAGACGGGAACGATGGATAGCTCCGAGACTTATGACGGCTCCATCAACACGAGTGTCAACGCTGTCGTCGCGACGACCGTTGGACTGGAACAGCCACAGGGTGGCTTGTCTGAAGAAGAAAGCGGTGCGGGCGGTGGACCGACGGGCGGAGGCAGATCTATGGCTGGATCCggtgtcgagggcgtcatcATTTCCGGACACGAGGATCGGTTCGTGCGGTTCTTCGATGCCAACAGCG GGCAATGTACATACAACATGCTGGCGCATCCGGCATCGATTTCGGGCCTATCCCTGAGCCCAGATGGCCGTGAGCTTGTCAGCGCAGGTCACGATGCCTCGCTGCGGTTCTGGAGTCTCGAGAAGCGCTCCTGcacgcaggagatcacaaGCCATCGGATTAtgcgcggcgagggcgtgtGCTCCGTTGTCTGGAGTCAGGACGGCAAGTGGGTCGtcagtggcggcggcgacggcgtggtGAAGGTCTTTGCGCGGTAA